The nucleotide sequence TTCATAAGTAAAGATGCCCAGGTCCGCCAGCACGAACTCCGACCAGTCCTGGTAGAGATTACCGAAGAACATCAACCGCAGCCGGTCGCAGGTCTCCATGATCGTCAGGCTGTAGAGCCGGTCTTGCAGTTGCGGACACCATGCATTGAATGGCTGTGTTTCGCCTGAACGGTCAGCCAATGCCTGGAGCCATTCGGTCTTTTTTGCCTTGGGGTGTTCGATCAGGTGGCCCAGGCACAGGAGGATTTCCGGCTTGAGCAGCACCTCGAACAACTCGGCCAGGCTCAGGGGCAGTTGCGTTTGCACCCAGCCCAGGGCCAACAGCGGTTCGACCGCCGCGCCAATGTCGCCGATTTCCGGGTAATGCAGTTTGCTGTGGCGAAAGCGCAATCCCTTGCGCATCACCATCCGCACCAGCAACCCCTGGGACGCGCGCGGCAAGGAGGCGAAATCATCGATGAATTGCTGTTCGTCGATACTGAGCACATCGGCATAGCGTTGCGTCAGCCAGGCGAGCACCTGCTGAAAATTGTTCAGGTAGTAAAAGGGGTCGTCGAGGGGGTTGGTTGTCACGGGAACAAGCGCCACGAATACTGGTTATGCGTACAGATACCAGCTACGGACGGCTCGGGCAACTGCAAAGGATGAGCGGTTCCGTCGATTAAAAGGAGAAATCCTGTGACCGGCGATGAACTTTCCTACAGCAAGCGGGACCAATGGCGGTTGATTACAGTGATGGCGCGGCCGGATCAGCCGCGTCCTTTTGATCGAGAGGTATGGATATGAACATCAGGTTTCCGGGCCTGTTCTTGGCGGGCGCAGTGTTCCTGGCGCTGGCCGGTTGCTCGACGCCGACCGTCGTGACCTTGCAGAACGGTACCCAGTATTTGACCAAGGACACCCCCAACACCCGCACCTCCGACGGTTTCTACGAGTTCGAAGACATTGCCGGCAAGAAAGTCCGGGTGCGCGCCGACGACGTGGCGACGATTCGCAAGGAAGACTGAATATCTTTGGGCTTGCCCGGGATGACGATGGCATAACCGACAGTACTTGCGACTGCACTACCGCCATCGCGAGCAGGCTCGCTCCCACAGGGGATCTGCGGTGGTCACGGAATTACTGTCATCCCCGGTCCATGTGGGAGCGAGCCTGCTCGCGATGGTGGCACATTCAGCATCGATGCCAGCAGACCCACCGCTATCGCGAGCAGGCTCGGCTCCCACAGAGGTCAGGGTTCACAGGTGATTCAGGCGAACACAATGTTCTCCCCAACCTGCCCCAACCCTACCCCCACCAACGTCACGGCGCTGTCGCCAACCGTGAGCACCGTATCAGTGCCCACTTGCGACAGGTGCTCGCCGTAGTCATAACCCGCCCCGGCCCCCTGCACGCCGAGGAACACCAGCTTGTCTCCCGCGTCGTAACCGCTGATCCGGTCCTGGCCGAACGCGCCGTTGAAGATGAAAGTGTCGCTGCCGCCGCCCGATTGCATCACGTCATTGCCGGCACCGCCGACGAAGGTATCGTTCCCCGCACCGCCCAGCAGCACGTCATGACCGTCCAGGCCGAACAGCCAGTCCCCCGTTGCCCGCGCCACCAGGGTGTCCTGAGCCGCGCTGCCATTGACCGATGACGCATACGCCGTCAGGTTGCTCCCGGCCAGCAGGCCGTTGGCGGTGACGCTGTGGCTCACCTCATCCTTGAGCACTCCCCAGAACAATCCGGGCTCCTTGCTGACCAGCGTACCGATGTCGCGGGTCATGCTGATCCCGCCGTGGGCATCCCGCACGTACAGCGTGCCGGCCCCGTCATGGGCGAAGCTGAAATCCT is from Pseudomonas sp. B21-056 and encodes:
- a CDS encoding YgdI/YgdR family lipoprotein, whose amino-acid sequence is MNIRFPGLFLAGAVFLALAGCSTPTVVTLQNGTQYLTKDTPNTRTSDGFYEFEDIAGKKVRVRADDVATIRKED